A single Denticeps clupeoides chromosome 7, fDenClu1.1, whole genome shotgun sequence DNA region contains:
- the asphd1 gene encoding aspartate beta-hydroxylase domain-containing protein 2 — protein sequence MPWSLDDALLPPCVELTARPLTGLLWTLLVLFLWYCYRVGSDPPGSGKLKGGSMRSSMSRSSSHVEVEPIGGAAAAKASAAIGLEAGEEEEGAENYLAPVLSCALFPAQAAAGSRKLYVALQEYAKRYSWAGMGRIHKGLRHQAKVNERSSIQKPHLFCLPDVPSVPFFPRDAHRHDIELLEANSPIILSEFQAVYQRGIETKLGWTCQGPKGQAVFPLYNAGVCVAANCRSCPCTYRALLSLRTFIGSNSLGSAGFWLLGPGASLGGAYGPTNTRLRCHLGLLTPLQCELVVGGEPQCWSEGHCLLVDDSFLHIISHNGTSEDGPRVIFSIDLWHPNVAAAERQALDYIFAPEQ from the exons ATGCCCTGGTCTCTGGACGACGCCCTGCTTCCCCCGTGTGTGGAGCTGACCGCCCGCCCGCTGACCGGCCTGCTGTGGACCCTGCTGGTCCTGTTCCTGTGGTACTGCTACCGGGTGGGCTCTGACCCGCCAGGCTCCGGGAAGCTGAAGGGCGGCTCCATGCGCTCGTCCATGTCCCGCTCCTCCAGCCACGTCGAGGTCGAGCCCATCGGCGGTGCCGCCGCTGCCAAGGCGTCGGCGGCGATAGGCCTGGAGgcgggggaggaagaggagggggcgGAGAACTACCTGGCGCCGGTGCTGAGCTGCGCCCTGTTCCCTGCCCAGGCGGCGGCGGGGAGCAGGAAGCTGTACGTGGCGCTGCAGGAGTACGCCAAGCGCTACAGCTGGGCCGGGATGGGCCGCATTCACAAGGGCCTTCGCCATcag GCTAAGGTCAACGAGCGCTCGTCCATCCAGAAGCCCCACCTCTTCTGCCTGCCGGATGTTCCCAGCGTCCCCTTCTTCCCTCGCGACGCCCACCGTCATGACATCGAGCTGCTGGAGGCCAACTCTCCCATAATCCTCTCTGAGTTCCAGGCCGTCTATCAGCGGGGCATCGAGACCAAGCTGGGCTGGACGTGCCAGGGGCCGAAG GGACAGGCCGTGTTTCCGCTCTACAACGCGGGTGTCTGTGTGGCCGCGAACTGCCGCTCATGTCCCTGTACGTATCGCGCGCTGCTGTCCCTGCGGACCTTCATCGGCAGCAACTCTCTTGGCTCGGCCGGGTTCTGGCTGCTGGGCCCCGGGGCCAGCCTGGGCGGAGCTTACGGCCCCACCAACACCAGGCTGCGGTGCCACCTCG GGCTGCTGACCCCTCTGCAGTGTGAGCTGGTGGTGGGCGGAGAGCCACAGTGCTGGTCAGAGGGACACTGTCTCCTGGTGGACGACTCCTTCCTGCACATAATCTCCCACAACG GAACTTCTGAGGACGGCCCCAGGGTCATCTTCAGCATCGACCTCTGGCATCCCAACGTCGCCGCGGCGGAGAGGCAGGCCCTGGACTACATCTTTGCTCCGGAACAGTGA
- the ccp110 gene encoding centriolar coiled-coil protein of 110 kDa, producing MESYEDFCLRNLSRLQSERSRSCCFSPRCLVAPSIICFHGRAVLSPLLDPDQHREMCVYRRRAVQREAEKEEQRRTNLLIQVQNILDEAQSRNEAPEESDPPVALVCSPPMLEQVMEVPQAPVGAGRPLKATGGRDVESDDGTVTLQSLLHRSRQYVEQQQVVWGSKVSSAAMESRRDEERQSSPVGETSATRESLSVGSCELLCHPEPTLILRPHRSRPRPVSAGNIVFPFPAHGNGRGGAERLSPDQAPDAGTSRRGSALGESPDGLDGFRRRCHTLDSQINVPGAPVDRSQERVPRFMAGVPQRPAPRRSPPTLRHLQPAPETPDPLTSPGEGRVHRSLEENSPEEAQWRVQALAELQWRLEEEHTQQLSLLLAEQEREQQRLRQELEDKDRRLREQGVCAEGGAERYPALSPAERSPAHSPYSLGFRSPLSSRVATPTATPTAYLWGSSKPRNRLSLVLTVEQQRAMCHLTAIARGFLTRRLLKTDKVKNLRQTVQDTQEFIRSFQTEVPQKRGSLSTQDLSLQERVRAQLRAALYDIHEIFFELSLEERFALLQQARDLRTERKLREMEKAKSRKERVCLSAATQKSLDRKKQRVGDSPGQTRKVQQKLKTPSSTNRILQPSQGQNAPAPGPLLRQGSWYRKTPEERAKRSENLKKQLSLG from the exons ATGGAGAGCTATGAAGATTTCTGCCTGAGGAACCTCAGCAGACTGCAGTCAGAGAGGAGCCGGAGCTGCTGCTTCTCCCCTCGCTGCCTGGTGGCACCCTCCATCATTTGCTTCCACGGCAGAGCGGTTTTATCACCACTG CTGGATCCAGACCAGCACAGggagatgtgtgtgtacagacgCCGAGCAGTGCAGCGAGAGGCAGAGAAAGAGGAGCAGCGCAGAACCAACCTGCTCATACAAGTGCAGAACATCCTGGACGAAGCTCAG TCTCGGAATGAGGCTCCAGAAGAGTCCGACCCACCAGTTGCCCTTGTCTGCAGCCCCCCCATGTTGGAGCAGGTGATGGAGGTCCCACAAGCACCTGTCGGGGCGGGGCGTCCCTTAAAAGCCACTGGTGGAAGGGATGTGGAGAGTGACGATGGCACAGTGACCCTGCAGAGTTTGCTGCACCGCTCCCGCCAGTatgtggagcagcagcaggttgtctgggggtcaaaggtcagctcTGCTGCCATGGAGAGCAGGCGTGATGAGGAGCGCCAATCTAGTCCTGTGGGGGAGACGAGTGCCACGCGGGAGTCTCTTTCTGTTGGGTCGTGTGAACTCCTGTGCCACCCAGAGCCCACCCTGATCCTACGTCCACACCGCAGCCGGCCGAGACCCGTTTCCGCCGGCAACATTGTCTTCCCGTTCCCCGCCCACGGTAACGGCCGGGGCGGAGCCGAGCGCCTGTCACCAGACCAGGCCCCCGACGCGGGCACCAGCCGGCGTGGCAGCGCGCTCGGTGAATCCCCTGATGGACTGGACGGATTCAGGAGGCGGTGCCATACCCTCGACAGCCAAATCAACGTGCCCGGTGCACCCGTAGACCGTAGCCAGGAGAGGGTGCCACGTTTCATGGCCGGCGTGCCACAGAGACCCGCCCCACGCAGGTCCCCGCCCACACTGCGGCACCTGCAGCCGGCACCGGAGACCCCCGACCCCCTTACCTCTCCAGGTGAGGGGCGGGTCCACCGCTCGCTGGAGGAGAACAGCCCAG AGGAGGCGCAGTGGCGCGTGCAGGCTCTGGCCGAGCTGCAGTGGCGTTTGGAGGAGGAACACACCCAACAACTGTCCCTGCTGCTCGCCGAGCAGGAACGGGAGCAGCAGCGCCTCCGACAG GAGTTGGAGGACAAGGACCGTCGACTGCGCGAGCAGGGCGTGTGTGCAGAGGGCGGGGCTGAGCGCTACCCCGCCCTCAGCCCGGCTGAACGATCCCCCGCCCACAGCCCCTACAGCCTGG GATTCCGCTCACCTCTCAGCTCGAgggtggccacgcccacagccaCACCCACCGCGTACCTGTGGGGATCTAGCAAGCCTAGAAACAGACTgagcctg GTACTGACTGTTGAACAGCAGAGGGCGATGTGTCACCTCACAGCCATCGCTCGCGGCTTCCTGACGCGCAGGCTGCTTAAAACGGACAAAGTGAAAAACCTGCGCCAGACTGTCCAG GACACACAGGAGTTCATCCGCTCGTTCCAGACTGAAGTGCCTCAAAAAAGAGGTTCCCTGTCAACACAAGATCTGTCTTTACAGGAACGAGTCAGAGCACAG TTGCGCGCCGCCCTGTATGACATTCACGAAATCTTCTTTGAGCTGAGCCTGGAGGAACGCTTCGCTCTGCTCCAGCAGGCCCGGGACCTTCGTACCGAGAGGAAGCTCAGAGAAATG GAGAAAGCCAAGAGCAGAAAAGAGAGGGTATGTCTGTCAGCTGCCACTCAGAAATCCCTGGACAGGAAGAAGCAGAG AGTGGGAGACTCTCCAGGACAAACCAGGAAGGTGCAGCAGAAGCTGAAGACCCCTTCCTCCACTAACAG GATCTTACAGCCCAGCCAGGGCCAGAACGCTCCCGCCCCTGGACCGCTACTCCGCCAAGG GAGCTGGTACAGGAAGACTCCTGAGGAGAGAGCGAAGCGCTCGGAGAACCTGAAGAAGCAGCTTTCACTGGGTtaa